Proteins encoded by one window of Shewanella avicenniae:
- the hyaA gene encoding nickel-dependent hydrogenase small subunit: METHAALFEQGRKRLDALRQMPPRQQESLTDRMLELGITRRDFMKWSASITALLALPLPFSSLVAEAAELADRVPLVWLHMAECTGCSESLTRADTPDLDTLIFDHISLEYHETLMAAAGWQAEENLEHAMEKYHGNYLLAVEGAVPTKNGGTFLKVGAKGKTGLEVVKEAAEGAAAIISVGTCSSFGGVQAAAPNPTGAKGVHAVIDRTVINLGGCPPSEKNIVGTLMYFVMFGRLPALDMFNRPKWAYGARVHDNCERRGHFDSGEFVEEFSDDAAKDGYCLYKVGCKGPYTYNNCPTERFNAHVSWPVLAGHGCIGCSEPNFWDDMADFEKPLGRQLLHGIDASADAVGGVILGAAAVGIAAHAVASVFANSKED, translated from the coding sequence CGGCATCACTCGCCGCGATTTTATGAAATGGAGTGCCTCAATTACCGCACTTCTCGCGTTACCTCTTCCCTTCAGTAGCTTAGTGGCAGAAGCCGCCGAACTCGCCGACCGTGTGCCCCTAGTCTGGTTGCATATGGCAGAATGTACTGGTTGCTCTGAATCATTAACCCGTGCAGATACCCCAGATCTCGATACCCTTATTTTCGATCATATTTCACTGGAATATCACGAGACGCTGATGGCTGCGGCCGGTTGGCAAGCAGAAGAAAACCTCGAACACGCCATGGAAAAATACCATGGTAATTACCTACTTGCGGTTGAAGGTGCAGTACCGACTAAAAACGGTGGTACTTTCCTGAAAGTCGGTGCCAAAGGTAAAACTGGGCTCGAAGTGGTAAAAGAAGCTGCAGAAGGCGCAGCCGCCATTATTTCAGTCGGTACCTGCTCATCATTTGGTGGTGTGCAAGCGGCCGCGCCAAACCCTACCGGCGCTAAAGGCGTGCACGCGGTAATCGATCGCACGGTGATCAACTTAGGTGGCTGCCCACCAAGTGAAAAGAACATTGTTGGCACACTGATGTACTTCGTCATGTTCGGTCGTTTGCCGGCACTGGATATGTTTAACCGTCCAAAATGGGCCTATGGCGCTCGGGTGCATGACAACTGTGAACGTCGTGGTCACTTTGACTCAGGCGAATTCGTTGAAGAGTTCAGCGATGACGCCGCCAAAGATGGTTACTGCCTCTATAAGGTGGGTTGTAAAGGCCCTTATACCTACAACAACTGCCCAACCGAACGCTTTAACGCCCACGTGAGCTGGCCAGTATTGGCGGGCCACGGTTGTATCGGTTGCTCAGAACCTAATTTCTGGGACGATATGGCAGATTTTGAAAAACCTCTTGGTCGTCAGTTATTGCATGGCATTGATGCCAGCGCCGATGCAGTGGGTGGTGTCATTCTCGGTGCCGCTGCTGTAGGTATCGCAGCGCATGCTGTTGCTAGTGTTTTTGCAAATTCCAAAGAGGACTAA
- a CDS encoding nickel-dependent hydrogenase large subunit: MNQRVVIDPITRIEGHLRIEVEVDEQNVIQKAWASSTLWRGIEVILKGRTPMDVGLLVQRICGVCTFSHYRCGTEAVENALGLEIPVNAKYLRSLMMSALHYHDHLVHFYHLHALDWVDVVSALSADPAKAAQIATRYTAEPIAAGEGDLRAVQKRVQGFVDKGRLGPFANAYWGNKTYRFTPEQNLIALSHYMKGLEIQRVAAEMMAIFGGKQPHPQSVVVGGMTSIRDLLSPARLQEWKTKHDVVRDFIKRAYHADILMAAEAFGDEASVLGGVNVHNFICTNEFYGADGKHLYHQGVIHDGDLSKVEDVNPDLVAEDVTHSWYRADKPQHPYEGTTIPQYTDYVERDTVYGKLPTLDNEGKYSWVKSPRYNGKPMEVGPLACLLVNYARGNEKVVDAIDSFLKETGLPLEALYTTLGRTAARMIETEILADECDKIFDALVTNLGSDDTLYVKPNIDPNKEYIGHSFIEAPRGMLSHWVRIKNGVVENYQAVVPTTWNAGPKDANGNIGPYEASLLGLKLEDPKKPLEVLRIIHSFDPCMACSVHMMDYKGQSLGEFRVGPSAA, from the coding sequence ATGAATCAACGTGTTGTCATTGACCCCATTACGCGTATTGAGGGCCATCTGCGCATTGAAGTTGAAGTAGATGAACAGAATGTGATTCAAAAAGCCTGGGCCTCTTCTACTCTGTGGCGCGGCATTGAAGTGATTTTGAAAGGCCGTACCCCAATGGACGTTGGTCTGCTGGTACAACGTATTTGTGGTGTGTGTACCTTCTCGCATTACCGCTGTGGTACCGAAGCTGTTGAAAATGCACTTGGCTTGGAAATCCCAGTGAATGCTAAATACCTGCGTTCGCTGATGATGAGCGCCCTGCACTACCATGATCACTTGGTGCACTTCTATCATCTGCACGCACTGGATTGGGTTGACGTAGTGTCAGCTTTGAGCGCTGATCCTGCAAAAGCGGCACAAATTGCCACTCGTTACACTGCAGAGCCTATCGCGGCTGGTGAAGGCGATCTGCGTGCAGTTCAAAAACGTGTGCAAGGCTTTGTTGATAAAGGTCGTTTAGGCCCATTCGCTAACGCCTATTGGGGCAACAAAACCTATCGTTTTACCCCTGAGCAAAACTTGATTGCGTTGTCGCACTACATGAAAGGCTTGGAAATCCAACGTGTTGCAGCTGAAATGATGGCGATTTTTGGTGGTAAGCAACCGCATCCACAGTCAGTCGTCGTTGGCGGTATGACCTCGATTCGTGATTTGCTGAGCCCAGCGCGCCTGCAAGAGTGGAAAACCAAACACGACGTCGTGCGTGACTTTATCAAACGCGCTTACCATGCTGACATTCTGATGGCAGCGGAAGCCTTTGGTGATGAAGCCTCAGTGCTAGGCGGCGTGAACGTGCACAACTTTATTTGTACCAATGAATTCTACGGCGCCGATGGCAAGCACTTGTATCACCAAGGGGTGATCCATGATGGCGATTTGAGCAAAGTGGAAGATGTTAACCCAGACTTGGTGGCAGAAGACGTCACTCACTCTTGGTACAGAGCCGATAAACCACAGCATCCATATGAAGGAACGACCATTCCTCAATATACCGATTATGTAGAGCGCGATACCGTTTATGGCAAACTGCCTACCCTCGACAATGAAGGTAAATACAGCTGGGTAAAATCACCACGCTATAACGGTAAACCAATGGAAGTTGGCCCACTGGCGTGTTTGCTGGTGAACTATGCTCGCGGAAACGAGAAAGTGGTTGATGCGATCGACAGCTTCTTAAAAGAAACCGGTTTGCCGTTAGAAGCGCTGTACACCACCTTGGGGCGTACCGCAGCGCGGATGATCGAAACCGAAATTCTGGCAGATGAATGTGACAAGATCTTCGATGCATTGGTGACTAACCTTGGCAGCGACGACACGCTGTACGTCAAACCGAATATCGATCCAAACAAAGAATATATCGGCCACTCATTCATTGAAGCGCCACGCGGCATGCTAAGTCACTGGGTACGGATTAAAAACGGCGTGGTGGAAAACTATCAAGCTGTGGTGCCTACGACTTGGAACGCAGGTCCAAAAGATGCCAACGGCAATATTGGCCCTTACGAAGCTTCACTGCTCGGTCTGAAATTGGAAGATCCGAAAAAACCATTGGAAGTGCTGCGTATTATCCACTCATTTGACCCATGCATGGCATGTTCTGTTCATATGATGGATTACAAAGGTCAATCATTGGGTGAGTTCCGTGTCGGTCCAAGCGCCGCCTAA
- the cybH gene encoding Ni/Fe-hydrogenase, b-type cytochrome subunit, whose translation MATTTPDYERVKVFSAAIRIFHWLRALSIVILTVTGFYISWPYLVGADTTDVLLQGWIRYGHLVCGFTLCAVTLVRAYLFFFSKSDIERRSFADVKNFRSWIIQIKSYFWIGHLDHKGVYGPLQFMTYLGVSLMAAFMCLTGLILYANVYHEGLGGALWSSAAWLTQVFGGLAWVRILHHYVTWGFIIFLLIHIYMAVWMGIRFKHNAVDAIVSGYDYHPKH comes from the coding sequence ATGGCAACTACTACACCCGATTATGAACGGGTCAAAGTGTTCAGTGCCGCCATCAGGATATTTCACTGGTTACGGGCGCTGTCTATCGTCATTTTGACCGTAACAGGGTTTTATATTTCATGGCCGTATCTCGTGGGTGCAGATACCACAGATGTACTGCTGCAAGGCTGGATTCGTTATGGCCATTTGGTCTGCGGTTTTACCCTTTGCGCAGTCACCCTAGTGCGCGCCTATCTGTTCTTTTTCAGTAAAAGCGATATTGAACGTCGTTCATTTGCAGACGTGAAAAATTTTCGCAGCTGGATTATTCAAATTAAATCCTATTTCTGGATTGGACACCTCGATCATAAAGGTGTGTATGGCCCGCTGCAGTTTATGACCTATTTGGGCGTAAGTTTAATGGCCGCCTTTATGTGTTTAACCGGGCTGATACTGTATGCCAACGTTTATCACGAAGGTTTGGGCGGCGCGCTATGGAGCAGTGCCGCTTGGTTAACCCAAGTGTTTGGTGGTTTAGCTTGGGTGCGTATTCTGCATCACTATGTGACATGGGGATTCATCATCTTTTTGCTGATCCACATCTACATGGCAGTTTGGATGGGTATCCGCTTTAAGCACAATGCAGTTGATGCGATTGTGTCTGGTTACGATTACCACCCTAAACATTAA
- the hyaA gene encoding nickel-dependent hydrogenase small subunit yields MDTHSALFEQGRKRLEALRQLPPRQETSLQERMLKLGITRRDFMKWSASVTALLALPLPFTNLVAEAAELADRVPLIWLHLAECTGCSESLVRTDTPNLDSLIFDHISLEYHETLMAAAGWQAEENLEHALHAYKGSYLLAVEGAVPTANNGTFLTVGCKGHTGMEIIKEAAEGAAAIISVGTCASFGGVQAAAPNPTGAKGVYEVVDKAVVNLGGCPPSEKNIVGTLMYFVMFGRLPALDMFNRPKWAYGARVHDNCERRGRFDAGEFVEKFGDEGAKEGYCLYKVGCKGPYTYNNCPTERFNHHVSWPVLAGHGCMGCSEPNFWDDMADFEKPLGRQLIHGLDATADTIGGVILAATVVGIGAHAVASVFAGSKED; encoded by the coding sequence ATGGACACACATTCAGCCCTTTTTGAACAAGGTCGGAAGCGATTGGAGGCATTACGCCAACTTCCTCCTCGTCAAGAAACCTCATTACAAGAACGTATGCTTAAGCTTGGGATCACTCGTCGTGATTTCATGAAATGGAGCGCTTCAGTTACTGCATTATTAGCATTGCCTCTGCCCTTCACCAATCTGGTGGCAGAAGCTGCTGAATTAGCTGACCGTGTCCCATTGATCTGGTTGCACCTTGCAGAATGTACTGGTTGTTCTGAGTCATTGGTGCGTACCGATACACCAAACCTCGATTCACTGATCTTCGACCACATTTCGCTGGAATATCATGAAACATTGATGGCAGCAGCTGGTTGGCAAGCAGAAGAAAACCTGGAACATGCGCTGCATGCATATAAAGGTAGCTACCTGTTAGCCGTCGAAGGTGCAGTACCTACTGCAAACAACGGCACCTTCCTGACTGTGGGTTGTAAAGGCCACACAGGTATGGAAATCATCAAAGAAGCTGCTGAAGGCGCTGCTGCGATTATTTCTGTCGGTACTTGTGCATCATTCGGCGGTGTTCAAGCGGCTGCACCAAACCCAACCGGCGCAAAAGGCGTTTATGAAGTGGTTGATAAAGCAGTTGTTAACTTGGGTGGTTGCCCACCAAGTGAGAAAAACATCGTGGGTACATTAATGTACTTCGTGATGTTTGGTCGTCTGCCTGCACTGGACATGTTCAACCGTCCAAAATGGGCCTATGGCGCGCGCGTACACGACAACTGTGAACGTCGTGGTCGTTTCGATGCCGGTGAATTCGTTGAAAAATTCGGCGATGAAGGCGCAAAAGAAGGTTACTGCTTATATAAAGTGGGTTGTAAAGGTCCTTATACCTATAACAACTGCCCAACTGAACGCTTTAACCATCACGTAAGTTGGCCAGTACTGGCCGGTCACGGTTGTATGGGGTGTTCAGAACCTAACTTCTGGGATGACATGGCAGACTTTGAAAAACCGCTTGGCCGTCAATTGATACACGGTCTGGATGCAACTGCTGACACCATCGGTGGTGTAATTCTCGCAGCGACCGTTGTTGGCATCGGCGCGCATGCTGTTGCTAGTGTATTTGCCGGTTCCAAGGAGGACTAA